From Streptomyces sp. NBC_00775, one genomic window encodes:
- a CDS encoding toxin-antitoxin system, toxin component codes for MRRLCGELVAELSLPAPAEPAELYAALCDAMSRRRGRPVQFRTAAFPPGTASGLWLDMAEQDLVVIEERTAPDHQLVILGHELWHMKAGHCSHHVEGAAVAARLLSDHADLQATVLKVAARTHFDLDNEKEAESFGLLLASKCRTWLAGSSLRQPVSRDGLAGRIEASLGYRGTQG; via the coding sequence ATGCGCCGCCTGTGCGGCGAGTTGGTCGCGGAGCTCTCGCTCCCGGCACCGGCGGAACCCGCCGAGCTGTACGCGGCGCTGTGCGACGCGATGAGCAGACGCCGCGGCCGTCCCGTCCAGTTCCGTACGGCCGCGTTCCCGCCCGGCACCGCCAGCGGGCTGTGGCTCGACATGGCCGAGCAGGACCTCGTCGTCATCGAGGAACGCACCGCGCCCGACCACCAGTTGGTGATCCTCGGTCATGAGCTGTGGCACATGAAGGCCGGGCACTGCAGTCACCATGTCGAGGGCGCGGCCGTCGCGGCCCGCTTGCTCAGCGACCACGCGGACCTCCAGGCGACCGTCCTGAAGGTGGCCGCGCGCACCCACTTCGACCTCGACAACGAGAAGGAGGCCGAGAGCTTCGGTCTGCTGCTCGCCAGCAAGTGCCGTACGTGGCTGGCCGGTTCGTCGTTGCGCCAGCCGGTGAGCCGGGACGGTCTGGCCGGCCGGATCGAGGCGTCCCTGGGCTACCGGGGCACGCAGGGCTGA